Proteins from a single region of Oryza brachyantha chromosome 6, ObraRS2, whole genome shotgun sequence:
- the LOC102701273 gene encoding xyloglucan endotransglucosylase/hydrolase protein 22-like, whose protein sequence is MRTVAVIGIVAMACLVAVAQGGNFFQDAEISWGQDRGKIVDGGRGLDLTLDRSSGSGFQSKNEYLFGKIDMQIKLVPGNSAGTVTTFYLSSQGSTHDEIDFEFLGNVTGEPYTLHTNVFTQGQGQREQQFRLWFDPTQSFHTYSIIWNPQHVIFAVDGTPIRDFKNHEARGVAFPKSQPMRVYASLWNADDWATQGGRVKADWSKAPFVASFRNYNADACVWSNGARRCPVGTMETAAAAAGRSGGWWNQELSDMSYRRMRWVQRKFMIYNYCTDLKRYPQGVPAECKLR, encoded by the exons ATGAGGACGGTGGCGGTAATTGGCATTGTGGCGATGGCCTGCCTGGTGGCCGTGGCGCAGGGCGGCAACTTCTTCCAGGACGCGGAGATCTCGTGGGGGCAGGACCGTGGCAAGatcgtcgacggcggccgcgggctCGACCTCACGCTCGACAGgagctccggctccggcttcCAGTCCAAGAACGAGTACCTCTTCGGCAAGATCGACATGCAGATCAAGCTCGTCCCAGGCAACTCCGCTGGCACCGTCACCACCTTCTAC CTGTCGTCGCAGGGGTCGACGCACGACGAGATCGACTTCGAGTTCCTGGGCAACGTCACCGGCGAGCCGTACACGCTGCACACCAACGTGTTCACGCAGGGGCAGGGGCAGCGCGAGCAGCAGTTCCGCCTCTGGTTCGACCCCACCCAGTCCTTCCACACCTACTCCATCATCTGGAACCCTCAGCACGTCAT ATTCGCGGTTGACGGGACGCCGATCAGGGACTTCAAGAACCACGAGGCGCGCGGCGTGGCGTTCCCCAAGAGCCAACCGATGCGGGTGTACGCAAGCCTGTGGAACGCGGACGACTGGGCCACGCAGGGCGGGCGCGTCAAGGCGGACTGGAGCAAGGCCCCCTTCGTCGCCTCCTTCCGCAACTACAACGCCGACGCCTGCGTCTGGTCCaacggcgcgcggcgctgcCCCGTCGGCACCATGgagacggccgcggcggcggcggggaggagcggcgggTGGTGGAACCAGGAGCTCAGCGACATGAGCTACCGCCGCATGCGCTGGGTGCAGAGGAAGTTCATGATCTACAACTACTGCACCGACCTCAAGCGATACCCCCAGGGCGTCCCCGCCGAGTGCAAGCTCCGTTGA